Proteins encoded within one genomic window of Bos indicus isolate NIAB-ARS_2022 breed Sahiwal x Tharparkar chromosome 23, NIAB-ARS_B.indTharparkar_mat_pri_1.0, whole genome shotgun sequence:
- the EEF1E1 gene encoding eukaryotic translation elongation factor 1 epsilon-1 isoform X2 yields the protein MAAAAELTLLEKSLGLSKGNKYSAQGERQIPVLQTNNGPSLTGLTTIAAHLVKQANKEYLLGSTAEEKAVVQQWLEYRVTRVDGHSSKDDIHTVLKDLNSYLEDKVYLTGYNFTLADILLYYGLHRFIPRSLDV from the exons ATGGCGGCGGCCGCGGAGCTGACGCTGCTGGAGAAGTCTCTGGGGCTGAGTAAAGGGAACAAGTACAGCGCTCAGGGCGAGCGCCAG aTTCCAGTTCTTCAGACAAACAATGGTCCGAGTCTAACGGGACTGACTACCATAGCAGCTCACCTAGTCAAGCAGGCCAACAAGGAGTATTTGCTGGGGAGCACGGCAGAGGAGAAAGCCGTGGTTCAGCAGTGGTTAGAGTACAGGGTAACGCGAGTGGACGGACACTCCAGTAAAGATGACATCCACACGGTCCTGAAG gaTCTTAATTCATATCTTGAAGATAAAGTCTACCTTACAGGATATAACTTCACATTAGCAGATATCCTATTATATTATGGGCTTCATCGCTTTATT CCTAGATCGCTGGATGTGTAA